From Algoriphagus sp. NG3, the proteins below share one genomic window:
- a CDS encoding response regulator — MGKGVAFSYTFSLVLFTVGYPITQLIYFRFSSEEEYEMKNKMILVIDDEPEIRALLSRFLDRRGFSVVTAGTLKEGRRLFEQTKPELIFLDINLPDGSGLSELKHINSGKLQFKVIMMSAFDHNEVKMEAIQYGALDFLSKPFNVARLDSVVQRQLINTPNTK, encoded by the coding sequence TTGGGAAAAGGTGTGGCCTTTAGCTACACCTTTTCTTTGGTCTTATTTACCGTGGGGTACCCCATTACTCAATTAATTTACTTCAGGTTTTCAAGTGAAGAAGAATATGAGATGAAGAATAAAATGATTTTAGTAATAGATGATGAACCGGAAATCAGAGCTCTTTTATCTAGGTTTTTAGATAGGAGAGGGTTTTCAGTAGTCACAGCTGGTACACTTAAAGAGGGTAGAAGACTGTTTGAACAAACAAAACCTGAATTAATATTCTTGGATATAAATTTGCCCGATGGGAGTGGGTTGAGTGAATTGAAACATATCAACTCCGGCAAATTACAGTTCAAGGTAATCATGATGAGTGCATTTGATCATAACGAAGTGAAAATGGAAGCCATCCAATATGGAGCACTTGACTTCCTTAGCAAACCATTTAATGTAGCACGGCTGGACTCGGTAGTCCAACGCCAACTGATTAACACACCCAACACCAAATAA
- a CDS encoding lmo0937 family membrane protein — protein sequence MSSLLYFIAVILLIGWLIGVFAYSATGLIHVLLVLAIIAVLFRLISGRPV from the coding sequence ATGAGTTCTTTATTGTATTTCATCGCAGTAATTCTCCTGATCGGCTGGCTAATTGGTGTTTTTGCCTACAGTGCCACAGGTCTGATACATGTTTTACTGGTATTGGCGATAATCGCCGTGCTGTTCAGATTGATTTCTGGCCGGCCTGTATAG
- a CDS encoding ATP-binding protein codes for MIVEEKIRILYVDDDPDDFFLVSTLLKKIADTTYELEGATSLEEAITKLDQNFDVYLVDYRLGKDTGLELIREIKLVRKHAPVIMLTGMATSDIDREALTLGASDYLVKGEFDANSLDRILRYAIRDSHLMESLANAARKFRSIFEMASDPFLLMSGEGEILEANPAFLNKFGKQAYDPTSGNIFYFKDLLPEEFSRKELEGLFFDGQELYDMEALLTIENGHSINSLISIVKQDVNIFQVLIKDLSAIKAKEEEELNLKKFSSTGRIARLLAHEVKNPLTTILLSADQLNMELPESVIAESGDLIDVIRRNCDRINHLVTQLLDSTRFSELDSKSHSINTLLDDALEHTKDRIELKGISVQKQFQADICDIKVDGEKVKIALINLIVNAIEAMPEKSGKLLLRTSIKGNQCRIEIKDNGEGIPKENLERLFEPFFTSKPTGSGLGLTNTQNIILSHGGSIRVKSEVGKGTTFLIIFNLPD; via the coding sequence ATGATTGTTGAAGAAAAAATAAGGATTTTATATGTAGATGATGACCCGGATGATTTCTTTCTGGTGTCGACTCTTCTAAAAAAAATCGCCGATACCACCTATGAACTAGAAGGCGCCACCAGCCTCGAAGAAGCGATCACCAAACTAGATCAAAACTTTGATGTATATCTGGTAGATTATCGCCTGGGCAAAGACACCGGTCTGGAGTTGATCCGGGAAATCAAATTGGTCAGAAAACATGCTCCCGTAATCATGCTTACGGGAATGGCTACCTCGGATATCGACAGGGAAGCTCTTACTCTCGGAGCCTCTGATTATCTGGTCAAAGGTGAGTTTGATGCGAATTCCCTAGACAGGATACTCAGATATGCCATCCGGGATTCCCATCTGATGGAGTCCCTGGCTAATGCTGCCAGGAAGTTCCGATCAATATTCGAGATGGCGAGTGATCCATTTCTTTTAATGAGTGGCGAAGGGGAGATTTTGGAAGCAAACCCGGCATTTCTCAATAAATTTGGAAAACAAGCATACGATCCCACATCAGGTAACATCTTCTATTTCAAGGATTTACTACCAGAAGAATTTTCCCGTAAGGAATTAGAAGGATTATTCTTCGATGGTCAGGAGCTCTATGATATGGAAGCACTTTTGACTATTGAAAATGGGCATTCCATCAACAGTCTAATAAGTATTGTAAAGCAAGATGTCAACATTTTTCAAGTGTTGATCAAAGACCTAAGTGCTATCAAGGCCAAAGAAGAAGAGGAACTGAATCTAAAGAAATTCTCTTCAACGGGCAGAATCGCCAGGCTTCTGGCACATGAGGTAAAAAACCCACTCACCACCATACTACTTTCCGCAGACCAACTCAATATGGAACTCCCGGAATCAGTAATTGCGGAAAGCGGTGATTTGATTGATGTGATCCGGAGAAATTGTGATAGAATAAACCATCTGGTTACCCAGCTTTTGGACAGCACCAGATTTAGTGAACTTGATTCGAAAAGCCACTCCATAAACACCTTGCTCGATGATGCCCTGGAGCATACCAAGGATAGAATAGAATTGAAGGGCATAAGTGTCCAAAAACAATTTCAAGCCGATATCTGTGATATAAAAGTAGATGGAGAAAAGGTGAAAATCGCATTGATCAACCTTATCGTAAATGCGATAGAGGCGATGCCCGAAAAGTCAGGCAAGCTACTCCTTAGAACCAGCATCAAAGGAAATCAGTGTAGAATTGAGATCAAAGATAACGGAGAGGGAATACCCAAGGAAAACCTGGAACGGCTCTTTGAACCGTTTTTCACCAGCAAACCCACAGGATCCGGACTGGGACTTACCAATACGCAGAATATCATACTGAGCCATGGAGGTTCTATCCGAGTGAAAAGCGAGGTAGGCAAAGGAACTACCTTCCTGATCATATTCAATCTTCCTGACTGA
- a CDS encoding sigma-54 dependent transcriptional regulator, which yields MAKILVIDDNIDICQLLERFLTKKGYDVETTISGKNGLELVKKTFFDLIFCDFKLRDMEGRDVLMKVREISPGTQVAIITGYADVKIAVEVIKNGAFDYVTKPLIPDEIINLIERALAASAASKSNTQTFSKATHLKKESESNSQKSNSKYLKGTGTESKKLYKEVALVAPTNLSVVIYGESGAGKENIARTIHDQSERAGKPFIAVDCGAMTKELAGSELWGHEKGSFTGAVGEKPGQFELADGGTIFLDEITNLTYETQVGLLRLVQERKLRRIGGTKDKSIDVRIIVASNEDLRKAVSAGKFREDLYFRFNEFSITVPPLRHRKADIEAFAYHFLELSNEELNKKVFGFDEQVMDVLKEYPWPGNLREMLNVIRRATLLTDGGKMSVSALPPEIVYSQKFNFSDSNGNRTEEKASKIPLNLKDAAAEAEAEVLKKVLEEVKYNRTQAAKQLGIDRKTLFNKMKQYDL from the coding sequence ATGGCTAAGATTCTCGTAATTGACGATAATATAGATATATGTCAACTTTTAGAGCGATTTCTCACCAAGAAGGGCTACGATGTGGAGACGACTATCTCAGGAAAGAATGGACTCGAACTGGTCAAGAAAACCTTTTTTGACCTGATTTTCTGCGATTTCAAATTGAGAGACATGGAAGGTAGGGATGTCCTGATGAAAGTCAGAGAGATATCTCCGGGGACTCAGGTCGCTATAATTACAGGTTATGCGGATGTGAAGATAGCTGTCGAAGTGATTAAAAATGGAGCTTTCGATTATGTGACCAAGCCACTGATTCCGGATGAGATCATCAATCTGATCGAACGGGCTCTGGCTGCATCTGCGGCAAGTAAATCCAATACGCAGACTTTTTCTAAAGCTACCCATCTTAAAAAGGAATCAGAATCTAATTCCCAGAAATCTAACTCTAAGTATCTGAAAGGTACCGGGACTGAATCTAAAAAACTATACAAGGAGGTGGCATTGGTAGCGCCTACTAACCTTAGTGTGGTAATATATGGAGAAAGTGGTGCAGGGAAGGAAAACATAGCTAGAACCATACACGATCAAAGTGAGCGTGCGGGTAAACCTTTTATCGCCGTTGACTGCGGTGCCATGACCAAGGAACTTGCGGGAAGCGAGCTTTGGGGACATGAAAAGGGCTCTTTTACCGGAGCTGTAGGTGAAAAGCCAGGACAGTTTGAACTAGCTGATGGGGGAACAATCTTTTTGGATGAAATCACTAACCTGACCTATGAAACCCAGGTGGGGTTATTGAGGCTGGTGCAAGAAAGAAAGTTAAGGAGAATCGGGGGTACAAAAGATAAATCCATCGATGTAAGGATCATCGTAGCCTCCAATGAAGACCTGAGAAAAGCAGTTTCAGCGGGTAAATTCCGAGAGGATTTGTATTTCAGGTTCAATGAATTCAGTATCACTGTGCCTCCTCTACGTCATAGAAAGGCTGACATCGAGGCCTTTGCTTACCACTTCTTGGAACTTTCCAATGAAGAGTTGAATAAAAAAGTTTTTGGATTTGATGAGCAGGTGATGGACGTGCTTAAGGAATATCCTTGGCCAGGAAATCTGCGTGAAATGTTGAATGTAATACGACGGGCCACTCTACTGACAGACGGGGGGAAAATGTCTGTTTCTGCTTTGCCTCCAGAAATTGTTTATTCCCAAAAATTTAATTTTTCTGATTCTAACGGTAACCGAACCGAGGAAAAAGCCAGTAAAATTCCGCTGAACCTAAAGGATGCCGCCGCTGAAGCCGAAGCGGAAGTATTGA
- a CDS encoding sensor histidine kinase: MKNSQNPSLHHVKIYSVVTLILIIVGSGISYWTAGRIAFYTEGVMHTSKVVQRTNELYSSILERESNIRGYILTGDEEFLSHYNQSNVNAELLLNQLQALTMDDGLQQNNVEELRGLINSRVRTFEKTIAFIKEHGSLDGFLDSTKTSNALIGYKMIKEVVLRINTVENNLFREKNQSLINNINALPLIVGLISVFSITIGLVTFFSIYQYNKAQITANKEIVLYQEKLRDQIKLLDDTNKELEQFAYVASHDLQEPLRKITAFSDLLKEQYNNTLGGDGDLYLNRITAAAVRMRRLITDLLDYSRAGRIDIEKTKEVKLSKVIKDMLDDFELAIQEKSAKITLGKLPKVKGSDTEYRQVFQNLISNSLKFVKKDKAPEITISSEEASPSLIKKFPTLDERLSYHLIKVMDKGIGFEKEHADRIFSIFQRLHGKHEFEGTGIGLSIARKIIEKNGGIIFAESMLGEGTTFHIILPVVNT, from the coding sequence ATGAAAAATAGCCAAAACCCTTCGCTCCACCACGTCAAGATTTACTCAGTCGTGACACTTATTCTAATTATCGTAGGCAGCGGGATTTCCTACTGGACTGCTGGTCGTATAGCATTCTACACAGAAGGCGTGATGCATACCTCCAAAGTCGTTCAGCGTACCAATGAACTGTACTCAAGTATTTTGGAAAGAGAAAGCAATATCAGAGGTTATATACTGACAGGAGACGAAGAATTTCTAAGTCATTATAACCAGTCCAATGTCAATGCTGAACTGCTGCTCAACCAATTACAGGCATTGACCATGGATGATGGCTTGCAGCAAAACAATGTAGAAGAGCTGCGGGGACTTATCAATTCCCGGGTTAGGACGTTCGAGAAAACTATAGCCTTTATAAAGGAACATGGCAGTTTGGACGGTTTTTTAGACTCTACCAAGACCTCTAATGCATTGATCGGTTATAAAATGATAAAAGAAGTGGTTCTACGCATTAATACGGTAGAGAACAACCTTTTCAGAGAAAAAAACCAGAGTTTGATAAATAATATAAATGCATTGCCTTTGATAGTAGGACTTATATCGGTCTTCTCCATTACCATTGGTTTGGTTACCTTTTTCTCCATCTATCAATACAACAAAGCCCAAATCACTGCCAACAAAGAAATCGTGCTTTATCAGGAAAAACTCAGAGATCAGATAAAGTTATTGGATGATACAAACAAGGAACTGGAGCAATTTGCCTATGTAGCATCCCACGACCTCCAAGAACCACTGCGTAAAATCACGGCGTTTTCTGATTTACTGAAAGAGCAATACAATAATACCTTGGGCGGGGATGGAGACCTCTATCTAAATCGTATAACAGCCGCTGCCGTACGGATGAGGAGACTTATCACCGATCTTCTGGATTACAGTAGAGCCGGAAGAATAGATATAGAAAAAACAAAAGAGGTGAAACTTTCTAAAGTCATCAAAGATATGCTTGATGATTTTGAACTTGCGATCCAGGAAAAGTCCGCAAAAATAACCTTGGGAAAATTACCAAAAGTAAAGGGTTCGGATACAGAGTACCGTCAGGTATTCCAAAACCTGATATCAAATTCCCTGAAATTCGTTAAAAAAGACAAAGCTCCGGAAATCACGATCTCTTCAGAGGAAGCTTCCCCCTCCTTGATCAAAAAATTCCCAACGCTGGATGAACGCCTAAGCTACCATTTAATTAAAGTGATGGACAAAGGCATAGGTTTTGAAAAAGAGCATGCCGACAGGATTTTCTCGATCTTTCAGAGGCTACATGGAAAACACGAATTTGAAGGAACAGGAATAGGGCTTTCTATCGCCCGGAAGATTATAGAGAAAAACGGTGGAATCATTTTTGCGGAAAGCATGCTGGGCGAGGGAACAACATTCCATATAATATTGCCTGTTGTAAATACGTAA
- a CDS encoding response regulator, whose translation MSFEKPIQILVAEDDEDDKLLILKAFERTLPKEKVTCVEDGEALLKYLRHTAPYDDMAKFPKPDIILLDLNMPRKDGRTALAEIKSCDELKSIPVIIFTTSNSADDIKVTYKMGSSSYITKPGSFEELVRIAEEIENYWSKTVLLPA comes from the coding sequence ATGTCCTTCGAGAAACCTATACAAATCCTAGTCGCAGAAGATGATGAGGACGATAAATTACTAATCCTTAAAGCCTTTGAGCGAACCTTACCCAAAGAGAAAGTCACTTGTGTAGAGGACGGAGAAGCTTTATTGAAATATCTGAGGCACACAGCCCCATATGATGATATGGCAAAATTCCCTAAACCCGATATCATCTTGCTTGATCTCAACATGCCACGAAAAGATGGCCGGACAGCTTTGGCCGAAATAAAAAGCTGTGACGAGCTCAAGTCCATCCCTGTAATCATCTTCACCACTTCCAACAGCGCTGATGATATAAAAGTCACCTACAAGATGGGGTCAAGCAGTTACATCACCAAACCTGGTTCTTTTGAGGAACTGGTACGAATAGCAGAGGAAATAGAAAATTATTGGTCAAAGACAGTCCTTTTGCCAGCGTAA